In the Chryseobacterium sp. MYb264 genome, one interval contains:
- a CDS encoding metallophosphoesterase: MQRNFLIIAGLFLLLEIYIYQAIRTLTDNFWIRTGYWVISLAIYGFFAYEVSHFSRADRSMVRAQIMISLFLIFILPKVFIVLFLLIDDIFRTGTYLVGLTRPTNNFFPERRKFLSLVGLGMGGVLSALFIDGITFGKYRHKVRRVRINFNNLPKSFKGYKIVQISDVHSGSFSDPTKLQHAIDLINEQKPDLVLFTGDMVNNVADEFKPFIPLFSQIKAKDGKFAVLGNHDYADYVEWASPDAKKKNLDTLIDYEKQAGFDMLRNEHRVIEKNGEKIYILGVENWGLKPFPQFGRIDDALKGVPEDATKILMSHDPTHFDYVVKKHPVDIHLTLSGHTHGMQFGLDLKNVKWSPVQYRYPKWADLYESEGKMLYVNRGFGVLGYPGRVGVLPEITLFELA; encoded by the coding sequence ATGCAAAGAAATTTTTTAATCATTGCCGGATTATTTCTCCTTCTGGAAATTTACATTTATCAGGCGATACGCACCTTAACGGATAATTTCTGGATAAGAACCGGCTATTGGGTTATTTCGCTGGCTATTTACGGATTTTTCGCGTACGAAGTTTCCCATTTCAGCAGAGCCGACCGAAGCATGGTAAGAGCCCAGATCATGATCTCTTTATTTTTGATCTTTATTTTACCAAAGGTCTTCATTGTTCTGTTTTTATTGATTGACGATATTTTCAGAACAGGAACTTATTTAGTGGGATTAACGCGACCGACGAACAACTTCTTTCCTGAAAGAAGAAAGTTTTTAAGTCTGGTTGGGTTGGGAATGGGCGGCGTTCTTTCCGCTTTGTTTATTGATGGAATTACCTTTGGAAAATACCGTCACAAGGTGAGAAGAGTGAGAATCAATTTCAACAACCTTCCAAAAAGCTTTAAAGGTTATAAAATTGTTCAGATCTCCGATGTGCACAGCGGAAGTTTCTCCGATCCGACCAAACTGCAGCACGCTATAGATTTAATCAACGAACAAAAGCCAGACTTGGTTTTATTCACCGGAGACATGGTCAATAACGTGGCGGATGAGTTTAAACCATTCATCCCTTTATTTTCTCAAATCAAAGCAAAAGACGGCAAGTTTGCGGTTCTCGGAAATCACGATTACGCTGATTATGTTGAATGGGCTTCGCCAGATGCTAAAAAGAAAAATCTTGATACGCTGATTGATTATGAAAAACAGGCAGGATTTGATATGCTGAGAAACGAACACCGCGTCATTGAGAAAAACGGTGAGAAAATATACATTTTAGGCGTTGAAAACTGGGGATTGAAACCCTTTCCACAATTTGGAAGAATCGATGATGCTTTAAAAGGAGTTCCTGAAGATGCCACCAAAATTTTAATGAGCCACGACCCTACTCACTTCGATTATGTGGTGAAGAAACATCCTGTAGATATTCATTTGACATTATCAGGGCACACTCACGGAATGCAGTTTGGCCTGGATCTGAAAAACGTGAAATGGTCACCCGTTCAGTACCGTTACCCGAAGTGGGCAGATCTTTATGAAAGCGAAGGAAAAATGCTTTATGTAAACCGAGGTTTTGGGGTTCTTGGATATCCGGGAAGAGTTGGTGTTTTACCGGAAATTACGCTTTTTGAATTGGCTTAA
- a CDS encoding 3-oxoacyl-ACP synthase III family protein — protein MPNTIIIGSGSYLPNRIIGRDFFLDSEFYTEDGVKIDKPAEETISKFVEITEIENRRFIEDDLSNSQIGYEAAKLAIADANVDQEELDYIIYASNFGEVTVNGYADFMPTMAARVKNKLGIRNRKCITYDMLFGCPGWVEAMILADNLIKAKVAKTILVIGAETLSRVTDPHDRNRMIFADGAGAVVVQATDQENVGIIAHNTICDNGPELDYLANGPSINKDSDQTRLFVRMQGRKIYEYALKNVPAAIKETIEDAGLSIEDINKILIHQANAKMDYAMIERLHKLYDVKDYDHSISPMTIQDFGNSSVATIPTMFDLIIKGKMEGQTFKEKGNIVMTSVGAGMNINAIVYRFP, from the coding sequence ATGCCGAATACGATCATTATTGGTTCTGGATCTTACCTTCCCAACAGAATAATAGGTAGAGACTTTTTCTTAGATTCAGAGTTTTATACAGAAGACGGAGTGAAGATTGACAAACCTGCTGAGGAAACTATTTCAAAATTTGTTGAGATCACAGAAATAGAGAACAGGAGATTCATAGAAGATGATCTTTCAAACTCACAAATCGGTTACGAAGCTGCAAAATTGGCTATTGCAGATGCAAATGTAGATCAGGAAGAACTTGATTATATTATCTACGCAAGTAATTTCGGTGAAGTGACCGTAAACGGATATGCAGACTTTATGCCGACGATGGCGGCGAGAGTAAAGAATAAATTAGGCATCAGAAACAGAAAATGTATCACTTATGATATGCTTTTCGGATGTCCGGGTTGGGTGGAAGCTATGATTTTGGCTGATAATTTAATTAAAGCGAAAGTAGCAAAAACAATACTGGTAATTGGTGCTGAAACATTAAGCAGAGTAACAGACCCGCACGACAGAAACAGAATGATCTTTGCAGACGGAGCCGGAGCGGTTGTGGTACAGGCTACCGATCAGGAAAACGTAGGAATCATTGCTCACAACACCATCTGTGATAACGGACCGGAACTGGATTATTTAGCCAACGGACCTTCAATCAATAAAGATTCTGACCAGACCCGTTTATTCGTAAGAATGCAGGGCAGAAAAATCTATGAGTACGCACTTAAAAATGTGCCTGCAGCGATTAAAGAAACTATTGAAGATGCAGGTCTTTCTATTGAAGATATCAACAAAATTCTGATTCACCAGGCGAATGCTAAGATGGATTATGCCATGATCGAAAGACTTCATAAATTATATGACGTGAAAGATTATGACCATTCGATCTCTCCGATGACGATCCAGGACTTTGGAAATTCGTCTGTTGCGACAATTCCTACCATGTTTGATTTAATAATTAAAGGAAAAATGGAGGGTCAAACGTTTAAAGAAAAAGGTAACATTGTGATGACTTCGGTAGGTGCCGGAATGAACATCAATGCTATTGTTTACAGATTTCCTTAA
- a CDS encoding polysaccharide deacetylase, translated as MILLTFNIANIEAETKNGFEISGAQRLSITENNTKAILRILDLHETKASFFIEISIVEKLQNLIKAISSKGHEIAFYNKNSSLQEIETAKKLTQDFLEKQIRGIRQKDCKLPFEELKSLEFNYVSNIDNANILFPFKRLKRDTEISEENGLSIVPESISPYSQLPYNDFVFQVLPTKYYENMVFETLKNDGFVLIYLNVWQFTDFSTYPFDIPFYRRRNSGKKMEDKLDALLAWFNEKEMATSRMKDYIF; from the coding sequence ATGATATTATTAACTTTTAACATCGCAAATATCGAAGCCGAAACTAAAAATGGTTTTGAAATTTCTGGTGCGCAAAGGTTAAGCATCACAGAAAATAATACGAAGGCGATTCTTAGAATCTTAGATCTTCACGAAACAAAAGCCAGTTTTTTTATAGAGATTTCTATTGTCGAAAAACTGCAAAACTTAATAAAAGCAATTTCATCCAAAGGGCATGAAATTGCTTTTTATAATAAAAACTCCAGCCTTCAGGAAATTGAAACGGCAAAGAAACTGACTCAGGATTTTTTAGAAAAACAAATTCGGGGAATTCGCCAAAAAGATTGTAAACTTCCTTTTGAAGAATTGAAATCGTTAGAATTTAATTACGTTTCCAATATCGATAATGCGAATATTCTTTTTCCTTTTAAACGTTTAAAAAGAGATACGGAAATCAGTGAAGAAAACGGATTGAGTATTGTCCCGGAAAGTATTTCGCCATACAGTCAGTTGCCATATAATGATTTTGTGTTTCAGGTTTTGCCGACGAAGTATTATGAGAATATGGTTTTTGAAACTTTGAAAAATGACGGCTTTGTTTTGATTTATCTTAATGTCTGGCAATTCACAGATTTCAGCACGTATCCATTTGATATTCCTTTTTACCGAAGACGAAATTCAGGCAAAAAAATGGAGGACAAATTAGATGCCCTCCTTGCTTGGTTCAACGAGAAGGAGATGGCTACTTCGCGTATGAAAGATTATATTTTTTAG
- a CDS encoding NAD-dependent epimerase/dehydratase family protein, producing the protein MESYTERILITGALGQIGTELTNRLVEMHGAENVVASGLDRWQKGITAAGHYERMDVTNTQLVRQVIKDYEITTVYHLASLLSGTSEKQPIFAWKLNLEPLLHFCEMAKEGLLKKIFWPSSIAVFGKGIPKHDVAQDVVLNPTTVYGISKMAGEKWCEYYFDKHGVDVRSIRYPGLISWKTPAGGGTTDYAVEIFYEAIEEGKYTSFISEDTGMPMLYMDDAINATLKLMEAPAENLTVRSSYNLGGMSFTPKELAEEIKKEIPEFTIDYKPDFRQQIADSWPASIDDSVAKKDWGLSYDFGISEMSKDMIKNLRVKLGKD; encoded by the coding sequence ATGGAATCTTATACGGAAAGAATACTGATTACAGGTGCACTGGGCCAGATTGGCACCGAACTTACGAACAGACTTGTGGAGATGCACGGCGCTGAAAATGTGGTTGCTTCAGGTCTTGACAGATGGCAGAAAGGGATAACTGCGGCAGGTCATTACGAAAGAATGGACGTTACCAATACTCAACTGGTAAGACAGGTGATTAAAGACTATGAGATCACGACAGTGTATCATTTGGCTTCATTATTGTCCGGAACTTCAGAGAAGCAGCCAATTTTCGCTTGGAAATTAAATCTTGAACCTCTGCTTCATTTTTGTGAAATGGCAAAAGAAGGGCTTCTTAAAAAGATTTTCTGGCCAAGTTCAATTGCGGTTTTTGGGAAAGGAATTCCAAAGCATGATGTAGCTCAGGATGTTGTTTTAAATCCTACAACGGTGTATGGTATTTCTAAAATGGCAGGCGAGAAGTGGTGCGAATATTATTTCGACAAGCATGGAGTAGATGTAAGAAGTATCAGATATCCTGGTTTGATTTCATGGAAGACTCCGGCAGGTGGTGGAACTACCGACTACGCGGTTGAGATTTTTTATGAAGCCATTGAGGAAGGAAAGTATACAAGTTTCATTTCCGAAGATACAGGAATGCCGATGTTGTATATGGATGATGCCATCAACGCAACGTTGAAATTAATGGAGGCTCCGGCAGAAAATCTTACGGTTCGTTCATCTTATAATTTGGGTGGAATGTCATTTACTCCAAAAGAACTGGCGGAAGAAATAAAGAAAGAAATTCCTGAATTTACGATCGATTATAAACCAGATTTCAGACAGCAGATTGCGGATTCCTGGCCAGCTTCAATTGATGATTCTGTGGCTAAAAAAGATTGGGGACTGTCTTACGATTTCGGAATTTCTGAAATGTCTAAAGATATGATCAAGAATTTGAGAGTAAAATTAGGTAAGGATTAA